One Nicotiana sylvestris chromosome 12, ASM39365v2, whole genome shotgun sequence genomic window carries:
- the LOC104210726 gene encoding guanosine nucleotide diphosphate dissociation inhibitor 2, protein MDEEYDVIVLGTGLKECILSGLLSVDGLKVLHMDRNDYYGGESTSLNLVQLWKRFRGSDKPPAELGSSRDFNVDMIPKFIMANGALVRVLIHTDVTKYLYFKAVDGSFVYNKGKVHKVPATDMEALKSPLMGIFEKRRARKFFIYVQDYNESDPKTHEGMDLTRVTTRELIAKYGLDDNTVDFIGHALALHRDDRYLDEPAQDTVKRMKLYAESLARFQGGSPYIYPLYGLGELPQAFARLSAVYGGTYMLNKPECKVEFDEEGKVCGVTSEGETAKCKKVVCDPSYLPNKVRKVGKVARAIAIMSHPIPNTNDSHSVQIILPQKQLGRKSDMYLFCCSYTHNVAPKGKFIAFVSTEAETDNPESELKQGVNLLGPVDEIFYETYDRSEPVNEPSLDNCFISTSYDATTHFESTVDDVLNLYTKITGKVLDLNVDLSAASAAEE, encoded by the exons GTTCTGCACATGGACAGAAATGACTATTATGGAGGAGAATCAACTTCCCTCAATCTTGTCCAG CTTTGGAAGAGGTTTAGAGGAAGCGACAAACCTCCAGCTGAATTGGGTTCTAGCAGGGATTTTAATGTTGACATGATCCCTAag TTTATTATGGCAAATGGTGCTCTTGTGCGGGTGCTAATTCATACCGATGTTACCAAATATTTATACTTTAAAGCAGTTGATGGCAGCTTTGTGTATAACAAAGGAAAG GTCCACAAGGTGCCAGCTACTGATATGGAGGCACTTAAATCTCCTCTGATGGGCATTTTTGAGAAGCGGCGTGCTCGGAAATTCTTTATTTATGTTCAAGATTATAATGAAAGCGATCCTAAAACACATGAAGGGATGGATCTAACTAGAGTTACCACCAGAGAGCTTATTGC AAAATACGGTCTTGATGACAACACTGTGGACTTCATTGGTCATGCATTGGCACTGCATAGAGATGACCGCTACTTAGATGAACCAGCACAGGATACTGTGAAAAGAATGAAG CTATATGCTGAGTCTCTTGCTCGTTTCCAAGGAGGATCACCATATATTTATCCTTTGTATGGATTAGGAGAGCTCCCCCAG GCATTTGCTCGACTGAGTGCTGTGTATGGTGGGACCTACATGTTGAATAAACCTGAATGCAAG gtagagtttgatgaagAAGGAAAGGTCTGTGGTGTTACTTCAGAAGGGGAAACTGCAAAATGCAAGAAAGTTGTATGCGATCCTTCCTACTTGCCCAACAAG GTGAGGAAGGTTGGCAAAGTTGCAAGAGCTATCGCGATTATGAGCCACCCAATTCCAAATACCAACGACTCTCACTCTGTGCAGATTATCCTACCTCAGAAGCAGTTGGGTCGCAAATCAGACAT GTACCTGTTCTGCTGTTCTTACACTCATAATGTTGCTCCAAAGGGGAAATTCATCGCATTTGTCTCAACAGAGGCAGAAACTGATAACCCAGAGAGTGAACTGAAGCAGGGCGTCAATCTTCTAGGGCCAGTGGATGAGATCTTCTATGAAACTTATGACAGATCTGAACCTGTCAATGAGCCCTCCTTGGACAATTGTTTTATTTCAACT AGCTATGATGCCACAACTCACTTTGAGTCGACTGTAGATGATGTGCTCAATTTGTACACCAAAATAACTGGAAAG GTACTCGACCTCAATGTGGATCTAAGTGCTGCTAGTGCTGCCGAAGAATGA